The Leadbetterella byssophila DSM 17132 DNA window ATGAGACTAAACTGGCGGCTCAAGGTCAAGCTGACCAAGCCAAGGGTGCCCTACAAGAGGTACAGATAGCCCTATCAGAGAGATATATCATTGCCACCAGTGACATGATGATTGAAACCATCAGTTTGCACGAAGGTGAACTTGCCACCGCAGGTTATCCTATCTTTAACGGATATATTCCTAATAAGGTCTACTTCAGATTTACGCTGCCGGAAAAAGCCATCGCCGCTTATCAAACCGGACAAGAAGTAGAAATAGAGATGCCTTTCTTAAAACAGAATGTCAAAGGAAAGATCAGTACCATCAAACAGTTGACCCGATACGCTAACATTACCGCAGCTTATCCGGATTATCAAATTGAAGAGGCCATATACGAGATCAAAGTAGTTCCTGCAGACCTAAGCCATGCAGGGAAATGGTTGACTAATGCCACTGCGGTACTTAAATAATTCAATCTTATGTTACAATTAATCACAAGGGAGTTTAAACGGTTTTTCAAGGATTCCACATTGGTTTCCGTGTTCTTCCTAGCTCCCATAGTATATAGTCTCCTGATTGGAAATATATACAAAAAAGGAAAAGTAGAAGACCTACCCGTAATCGTGGTGGATCAAGATAATACCCCTCTTTCCAATACCCTGATCGAAATGATCAGAGATAACGAGAAACTTCAAGTGGTAGAAGTGAAGTCCAATAACACCTTTACCCAGGAAGATCTGGTGAAAGAAAAGGCGGTATTGGCCATTGTAATACCGGACCGCTTTGAAGCAGATATCCTGCAAAAAAGATACCCGGAAGTGAACACATACATCAACACTACGAACCTGCTAACGGCCAACTTAGCGACTACTGCAACGCAGATGTCCCTAGGTACCTTTAGCGCCGGAGTAGAAATGAAGGCAAATTTAAAGAAAGACCCTTCATCTGGCGGACAGTTTGAGCCTTTTAAAGCGAACTATATCCGACTCTTCAATCCTGGAGCTAACTATTTTACTTACATGTTTCCAGGGATGCTAATGGTGGTGTTCCAACAGGTGCTTCTACTTGGATTAGCCGTAAGCTTCTCCAGGGAATTTGAACAGAACACTTTCAAATCAGAACTATTAAATTCTACCGGTTCAGCCCTGAAGTTGATGTTTGTAAAAGTATTTCCATTCTGGATCCTGAGTATTGTTCTGGCAGGAATTTTCTATTCCTTCCACGTGATTTTTAAGGCTCCAT harbors:
- a CDS encoding ABC transporter permease, yielding MLQLITREFKRFFKDSTLVSVFFLAPIVYSLLIGNIYKKGKVEDLPVIVVDQDNTPLSNTLIEMIRDNEKLQVVEVKSNNTFTQEDLVKEKAVLAIVIPDRFEADILQKRYPEVNTYINTTNLLTANLATTATQMSLGTFSAGVEMKANLKKDPSSGGQFEPFKANYIRLFNPGANYFTYMFPGMLMVVFQQVLLLGLAVSFSREFEQNTFKSELLNSTGSALKLMFVKVFPFWILSIVLAGIFYSFHVIFKAPLPYDLWPFAINTGCFVVAVSMLGVLLSVVLKDSLRATQILMLIAAPAFVMGGYSWPLSAMPEGVQMIANAIPLTPFLEAHKSMLFQRAPLADIMPQLKALGLQAGIYGVLAWAVLSFHIYRAKRQSKAD